The sequence below is a genomic window from Deltaproteobacteria bacterium.
CAGCGAATCTTCATAGCGGCGGGGATGATCCCAAGTGACCTTGGTGATCTTGGTGGCGACCAGCCCGGGGGCAATGCCGTTGACGCGGATGCCGTCGGTGGCCCAGGCTTCGCCCAGCGTTTTAGTGAGTGTGACCAAAGCGCCTTTGCTGGCGCTATAGGCGGGGTTGCCGAACACCGCCTGAAAACTCGCGCCCGAGCCGAGCAGAACGATCGTTCCTTTACTCGCCGCCAGCATATCGTGAAACTTAGTGCAGCAGCTCATCACGCTCATCAGGTTGACATCCAGCACGCGGCGAAAGTTGGGCATTTCAAATTCGGCGCGTCTGTACATGACCGTTCCTTGCGACAGGACAAGCGTGTCGAGCGTGTGAAACGGTGGCACTAGCGCCGCGACATTGGCATCGTCCGAAACGTCGAGCTGGAAGTAGCCGAGGCCGGAGAGATCGCTTCCTTCTTCCGCTGTATAGGCATCGGCGGAAGGGCGCGTGCCGCTGATAAACACCGTGGCCCCATGGTCGCGAAAGACCCGGGCAATGCCGTTACCAATGCCGCTCGAACCGCCAACCACCAGCACCGTTTTTCCGCTGAAATCGATTTCATTCATGAGTGTCATTCCCTCTGACTCCTGTGTGTTCTTCGGCTGTCGCGGCCTGGTCGAGCCACGCTAACAGCGCCTCGAGGAACGGAGGAAGACTTTTATACACGCGCGTCGGCTCCGGCAACGCCCGCAGTGCAGCGGCGAGGTCGGCGGCGCGCTTGGGCTGCCGTGCCAGTTGACCGATGGGCCGCACGTGCACGCGAATCGTAAACACCACATCGCGCGTGCGCGGTAAGCGACGCAGGGTCTGCCGTTCCATGCGCAGCCAGAGCCGGTCGCCGGCATTCGCTGGCGTGATGTTGGAATTGATCCCTGTGCGTCCGTGCCCGGTGGGTTGGAACAGTTCTGGA
It includes:
- a CDS encoding SDR family oxidoreductase is translated as MNEIDFSGKTVLVVGGSSGIGNGIARVFRDHGATVFISGTRPSADAYTAEEGSDLSGLGYFQLDVSDDANVAALVPPFHTLDTLVLSQGTVMYRRAEFEMPNFRRVLDVNLMSVMSCCTKFHDMLAASKGTIVLLGSGASFQAVFGNPAYSASKGALVTLTKTLGEAWATDGIRVNGIAPGLVATKITKVTWDHPRRYEDSLQEIPLHRWGTPEEMGGVALFLASPLSSYLTGQMLVVDGGMSLS